The Gracilimonas sediminicola sequence CGGTAGATATACATACCACTTGCCAGTCTGGAAGCATCAAATGCTGCAGTGTGGGTGCCTGCTGTCATCCGCTCGTTCACCAATGTAGCAACCTTTCTACCCAGCATATCATACACTGTCAGACTTACGTTTGCTGCTCTTGGAAGGTCAAACGTAATATTAGTAGTTGGGTTGAATGGATTCGGATAGTTTTGCTTAAGGTCAAAGCTCTTAGGCAACCCTGTCTCAACTTCTCCTGAAGTTTCCATTGCGCGCTCTAATGTCAGGCTGTAGTACAATGTAGAGAAAGTATTTGTCGCTGCATCATAATCTTCAGCTGCAGCTACAGTATCAACTCCGTCGCTTACACGAACAGTCCACACAAAGTCTGCGCTTTCGCCTACTTCAAGACCTGCAGAAGCTAATAAGCCGTCTACCGTTGCATAATCAAGGGTAACAGCAGAAGCTGTTGAATCATCATTTGATGGAACAGAAGTTACAACACTAGCTGTATCAGCTGAGTATAGTACCCACTCATAAGTGATATCGTTGCCGTCAAAGTCTGATGTAGCTTCCCACTCAACGGTAATATCACCGGTTACTTCAACAGTAGCTTCGTCAGCCGGGGTTTCCAGATCAAAACCAGTATCCGGCAGAGTCCAGTCATCAGCCACAACATCATCAAGCGTTCTTAGAATCATTTTCGGGTTACCGAAAGAATAGTAAAGAACACCTGACAGAGACTCCATGTCTGCACCAACTTTAACATGGTCGTTTAAGTCAGAGCCATAATTGATAGTAAATGCATCGTCAACACGCAGACCTTCTCCGGCCTCAAGTGTATCAGCCGCACCACCACCCTGGGTGGAACCAAATTCCCACTCACCGAAGTCACTGGAACCGTCTGCCTGGTTGGTTGTTACTTTTACATCGTTAAAGGTCAGGAAAACACCTTCGTACTCTTCATAAGCAGTAGCAGATCCTGTGATGTCCTGAGTATTCAGCTCAACCGCTAAATTAGCCACAGAGTTACCTGAAGATTCAACCGTGAAGGCATCAAGTGTCGCAAAGGTAACACCAAACTCCTCAGAGATGGTTAGCTCTGTAACATTGATTTCATCACCAATATTCAGGCTTTCGGTTTCGCTGTCTTCTTCAACATAAATACCAGACCATGCGGCGGCAGCATCCTGAATGGTAATAAAACCACTTTCACCTGCACTGGACACTACTGTAGCCGTAATATTTACAGGAATAGTACCTGCTCCAAGCAGAGGACTTGATCCTGGCTGCCCATCTCCTGTTTCCTGTAATATTGAAATCTCTGAAATAGGATTGTCAGCAACGAAGAAACTGAAACCTCCGGAAAATGGAGCTCTACCAGTCAGGCCGTTGTCATCAGACGCTTCGATGTAAAATGACACTGGTGTAAAGTTATCAAATGTTGGGAGTGTAGCAGAAAACTCATTCCCGGTAGTATTTGACATAGTCAGTGTGTCAGTTGTATCCGGCGAAGTGTAAATTAAACTTACGCTTGTCAAAGAAGCACCGTCAACAGCTTCTGCACTTGCAGTAACAACCACCGCATCACTAGAAGTTACTGAGGAGTCTGAAAGTGAAACATTAGAAATTACAGGAGGAAGACCGTTTACAACAAGGTCATTTGGCCATTCAAAACCATCCACACCGTCTACATTTCTTTCACCATTTAACCATACAACACCATCTTCAAATGGGTTAATGCTGAAAGCGCCGTTTCCGCTTGGTACCAAAGCATCGGGATCGTCTCCCACATAGTTAATGAAACCACTGATGTCCACATTGGCTCCTGAAGCAGGTGCTTCAAATGGTCCGTCCTGGTTAGGGTCTATTCTACGAGCGTTATAGGATGGCAGATATCCTTCAGCGCCAATAGCATGGTCGTTTCTGTATCTCAGAGATGTATCGTATACATAAATTCTGGATCCGTCTTTGTTTACAGCCCAGTCAACACGATTTCCCTGTGCTACGTTACTTACGGTAGCAGAATTAATTTTAACATACGCTCCGTTATATACATTATAGTTACTAAAGCGCATGGTAAGCTCACCATCTTCAAAACTGTTTATATCAGTCAGATCAACTTCCCATGGGTCAAGTAGACTTGCATATTCAGGGAATTCCTGGTTTACGTTACCCAGTCGGTTTACAGACTCGACAGCAACCTGAGATGTACCACCAAAGAAACCTAACTCGGCTTCCAGAGTAACAACATCTCCTCTGGTAAATCCATCAAGAAGAGTGTAATCAGACTCAACCAGCTGAATAGACATTCCCTGACGGCCCATAGTCACTGCATTGGTATCCGTTACAAAAACATGGATACGTGATATCTCATCAATGGTACCATCATCATTGGTATCATCAGGATTTGACAACCCTGAACTCTTTGGATACGAGGTAATTACCACTGTTAATGTAACCGTACTGTCTGCAAGTGGGTGATCTTCTATAGCCGCCTCTGAAAACTCAGAAACGCCCTGGTAAGTATTCAGGTCGCGAACGGTAATTGGCGCATTATAGTCTCTGTGTGCACCTAGTCCGCCAAAATCATTTTGAGGATAAACTATCCATTCTGAAGAAGCGTCATCAGTTCCAAAAGAACCCAGAGCAGTAGTATTTCCGGTTGAAACATTAGGCTTTCGAACTAAAGTATGATCTTTAGTAGCTTCAACAGAATCTCCAACTGCCCAATTAGCATCAGAGTTTGGATCTCCAAATACATCTAAAAAAGTAGTATCCGTTCCTGATATATGAATAAGTGCCCGCGCATCATTTCCATTGTGATGGGTCATACTTGGCCAACTTAATGTTTCATCAGCAAAGTCTGTGTTATAAAGTGATGAGCTTACCTGGTCGGTAGTGATTACATAGGTTCCATAACCCGAAATTGAAGCTCCGGTTGGGAAAGTATGGTAAAACTCCCATCCGTCTCCGTTTGAAGACTGTGCAACCTGGTAGTCGTCAAGATTTACTGGGGTACTGTTTGGGTTATAAATCTCCCAGGCTTTGTTGTTACTCGAACCTTCAATGTATTCCGAGAAAAACAAGTTGCTCTGTGCATGAACTGCACCATAACTGAAGAGAAAAGTAAGCACAAACAAGGCGGCTCCTTTCACTCCTTTTTTTGTAGCATTAATCATAGTTGATCCTCTGTCTTTTGATTATTTGATAATAAGTAGCTTACCCGTTTGTACTTCTCCAGAATCCAAATCTTTAACGGAAAACAGGTATAAACCCGTCGATAAGATTTGATTGGCATCGGATTGCAAGTCCCATGCATGTTCTCCCCCGGCCATTACTCTTGGGTCATCACTAAAGTTGTTGAACCAAGAAATATCTCCGTTGTAAGTCGCTGAGTTATGCTCTAATTCAGCGACAATGTCTCCGGCTACAGTGTAAACACGAACTTCTGCCCGCGCCGGCAAATTGTAAAAATAAAGCTTACGAGTATCTTCATTAGAGCCATCCCAAGCCGCTTTAATTCGATAAGGGTTAGGATATACGCCTACCTTATATTCTTTGGCATTACTTCCAAAGTTTTCATTAACAGGCGTACCGGGAAATATTCGAACCGAATTTGAACTTGTCGAACTTTCCAAACTTCCGATATCAAAAGTCTCACTTCCTCCATCAAAAGCTGTAACTGAAATCTCATATTGCCAACCGCTCAACAGCCCATCAAGTTCATAGCGATACCAATATTCTGTAGTATCGTCCTCAAAAGTAACCGGGTCATCCAGCTCCACTTCTTCAAACCCGGTATCGAATGCGATTTGGTTGGCCGGCTTGTCAAATTCGCGGATTAATTTCGGATCCACACCCTGCCCATCACCAAGCTGAGAACTGTAAATTCTGTATCCTTCAAAGTCCATCTCTCCTGAAACTCTATCTACAGAAAACTCAGCTGTTCTGTCCCAGTAAATAGATGCTTTTCCTTCTTCAAGTTGAATTCGAACTTTGGGGTTATCGGGAGGAGTAGGGAATAAATATCGGGTAAGCTGCCCGTCGCCGTCTGTATCCTCACCCGGATCCAGAACCCCATTATCGTTCACATCTTCTCCCTGAAAAACTCTGTTTGCAGAATTAATAGTCTGAGTTAAGATGGCACGCGAGTCTTCAGTATCAATTTCTTTAATACTCTGAATGGTCCCCTGAAATTCCTCCGGCTTTCTGGCCGCTGAATAAACGAAGTACACCGTTATGGTTTCTCCGGGTTCAACCACCGGAAATGGCCCCATGGAAAGAAATGAGATATAGTTACCTGCCGCATCCTGACCGTCTGTTCTTAAAGCTTCCCGATAGGTTTCACCCTGAGCATTAGTGGAATCTATAGGAAATTGCTCGGCCATTCGTGTAAATCGGTCAATATCATTAGATGGAGCATCAAATACTCCGGTACCTGCACTAAAAAGCCAATAGCTTGGCCCTACCTGAGGAACATTTAGCCCTTGCTGCTGCAGGTAATCTGCATTTTTAGGGTGATAAAACTGATCCCTGTACTCAGCCCCAATCAATGTAATAGCCCCATAGGTATTAATCGCAGGTTCTCCGGCAGGCGACCCTGCATCAAAAGCATATGTGGTGTACAGCGAATCCAGATATCCGATCCCATTTTTGTTGAAGAAAGCTCCACCGGTTTCGTTGGTGGTAATATCCCGAACCACTAAATCAGCATACATCCCAACAAATACGCTGTCCCAGGTTGCAGCACCTGCATATTGATCGCTGTTGTTGGTAATTTCGTATTTGAGAATGGAGAAGTTTTCCGTGAATGGGAAGCCCCAATTGTAACTTTCCATTCTGACATCTGCATACAGAGGGGTGTCATGACCGCTAATGGGAGTTCCCTGAATGTCTCTTCGTCGATCTGAAAATTCTGTTATTATATCTTGCTCTCCCACCGATTGTGCAGAGAAAAACTCATCGTCGGGATTAGAACTTCTTCTGAGAATGATGTTATCGGCCGTGAACTCAAATCCTGCACCACCCCTAGAATAGCCACCTGATGTGGTTATAGAAGAAGTTGAAACCCGCAACTGAGAATTGTTGTAAAGGGCACCTATCCAAATCCCGGCTTCAAACAAATGCTCAATTTGGGAATCGCTTGGGTAGCGCATACTGAAGCCTCCTTCAGGGTTGTTGCGCACATCCGGCTTTCCAATGGTTCCGTAATTTGTGATGGACAGGCCGATAGTCCCAACATTGGTTTCGGCTCTTTCGAATGATGCCTGCGCGTAAAGATTTGCGGCAAATAAAGTTAGGAAAAAAGCGGTTAATCCTGCTCGGATAATTCTCATATAGATTACTAACGGGGTTTTATTTGGGGCCGGTAAATATAGCGATAATGGGGGCCAACCTCTGTGGTTACCCAAGCTTTTAACACTAACTTAATATGACGAGCCCACCATAAACGATTTATAAAAGTGTGCTATTACCTCTTGGCTGATCTTTAAATAAAAGAGGATCACTATAATAGCAAAAATGAACTGTAATCTGAAAACCCCAAACCGTTGATATTTCCTTGCCGAGGTAACAACCGGCTTTTTAATGATCACAAATTGTGCGCGAGTCTTAAGCCGGCTCACGATCTCCTGATCTTCCATAACCAGCAGTTTATGATCAAACCCTCCTATTCTTGAGAAAAGCGCTTTTCTGACAAACAGACTCTGATCACCGAACCTGAAAAAGTTGAGGTCGAAGCGGGTAAACCAACTGTAAATTCTCAGCGCCGGGTGGCGGTCATCAAAGGCCAGGCGGAAGCAACCGCAATCAAATCCGGCTTGTATTTTTTTTGTGATATCGGCAATAAATGTCGGAGGTGGGGTAGTGTCTGCATGAAGGAAATACAACCACTCCCCCCGGGCCTTTTCAGCCCCAAAATTCATTTGATTTGCCCGACCTCTTAAGGGGCTTTTCAATACTTTTGCTCCCTTTTCTTCTGCCACTTTAACCGTGTTGTCCGAACTGCCTCCATCCACCACAAGAATTTCCGACTCCTGCCCCTCACTGTGTTTCTTCAAAAAAGAAAGCAGCTCGCCAATCTTGGCCTCTTCATTAAAAGCCGGAATAATTATGCTGATCATTTACTCTATACTCTTTTTGGACCGGATACTTACAAACCGGACTTCACTCTATTCCAGTCTTCGATGGTATCTACATCGTTTAATTCTTTCAGCGTGGTGTGATTTAACCCAATATCCCGAATTTTTTCAACTGTTTTTTGAAATACAGAGCCCGTACTCCATTCGATTTCTTCAAAAACTTCCGGGTGGTAGCTTCGCATACCTAACAGGTAGTAGCCCCCGTCTTCTGCCGGACCGACTACAAATTCATGCTCCTCCAGCTCCTGAAAGGCCTGCTGAATAATATCAGAAGTAAGCTCTGCACAATCACTGCCAATAATCACCACTTTTTGGAAAGACTCATCTAAAAAAGATTGCTGAAAAGCATTCGACATTCTCTTTCCCAGGTTTTCCCCTGACTGAAGCTGCTTTGTAAAATCACCACCTTCCCAAATGTCCTTTTCCGCGATGAACCGGGAATACCATACTTCTTTGGCCACTTCTAAATTACGGGTTTGCTCAAAGGTCCAGCCCAGCAATTTCTGATATACCTCAAGTGCCTGCTCATCTCCGATTGTAGCTGCCAGCCGGGTTTTTGTTTTCCCGGCCTCCTCATTCTTCACGAAGATGATCAGCTTTTCCCTCGTTCTTCCTTCCTTGTTCAATGTTCCTTGTTGGGTGTTCAAGTAGTAGCGCCCCCACAGCTGCTGCCTGCTCCGGCTGTGCATCCAAAACAGTGCTGATTGATCTTTATTTCCCTGTTATTTAACGATTCAAGGTCAAAGTCCTTGATGTGTTGAACACTGTCTTCATGGGTTTCCATATCCAGCATTTGATTGAAATCGCAATCAAACAGGCGGCCGTCCCAGCCAATGGAAATGGTATTGCGGCACATCACCCCGGCTGCAGCTGCCGGATTGAATGACTCAATCAGCTTTTCCATGTACTCTTCCAGGTTACCTGACATCAGCAGAAAATTGAGGAAACGACTGATGGGTAAATTGGTAATCGTAAACAGGTCATTAAATACGATGTCATGCTTTCTCTTAAGCTCTTTCTTAAACTCCTGTTTAATTTCTTCCTGATCTCCCGGCAAAAAAGCCCCCACCGGATTATAAACCAGGTTCAACATTAACCCGGTATCTTCGTCTCCGTAACCGATTTCATTCAGCCTTTTCAACGCCTTGATAGACTTATCGTACGTGCCTTCTCCCCGCTGGCGATCAGTTCGTGATTTACTGTAGAAAGGGAGCGAACAGGTGACTTCCACACCATGCTCTTTAAAAAACCCGGGGAGGTCGCTGAATTTATTGGTAGTGAGGATGGTAAGATTAGATCTTACAATAACATGTTTCCCCAGCTTTGAAACTTCCTCCACAAACCACCGAAAATGCGGGTTCATTTCCGGGGCGCCACCCGTAAGGTCCACCGTATCAATATCGGTTCCCTTCAGCGCTTCAAGACAATGCTCAAAGGTCTCCTTCGTCATGATTTCCTGTCGGTCGGGTCCGGCATCCACATGGCAATGCTTGCAGGTCATGTTACACATGTAGCCCACATTCATCTGAAAAATATCGATCCCTGTAGGCTTCAGCGGGAATAACCCAATCGGATCAATTTTATCCCTGAACTTCGGCAGAGATTTAATCTTTTCGTTGTGATTATTAATGATATCGAGCTGAACGCTGGGCTTGGCCAACTCATGAGATTCTGCCAATAAGCTTTTCATAAAACTTCCTTCTGTTATAATATAATATGGGGCATCAGCCCGGAGGAAAATGGGCTGAATCATTCTAATTTTGCTAAATAAAATTACATGGAAAGGTCTTTCACCTTATTCATCATTTGCACGCCATGAACCAGCGATGAACCTCCGCGTATGGCTGCAGCAACGTGTACAGCTTCCATCATCTGCTCTTCACTGGCTCCTTTTTCGAGGCTGTCGGTAGTGTAGGCATCAATGCAATATGGGCATTGAACCGTGTGGGCTACGGCAAGTGCAATCAGGGCTTTTTCTCTTTTTGACAGAGCGCCTTCTTCAAAAACTTCACCGTAGTATTCAAAAAATTTATTCCCCAGCTTTTCCTGGAATTCTGTGATATCGCCAAACTTTTTCAGGTCTTCTGCTTTGTAATAAGGATTATCCATAGTGGTTTTTTTGTTATTAATAGTATTGATCTGAGTGAATCAGCTTAGTTATTCTTACGAAATAAATAGGTAGGAGGATTGATTTAGCTGAATTGGCCCCAAGAAATGATTTATTATGCTAAAATTGAAACAATTTCGACCTAATTTATATTTAAAGAGGTAGTAAACATAAATAATCAACCAAATATGAACATCAAGAAACTACTTTCTATCCTAACTATAATTTTCGGAGTAGCTATTACTCTGCCAAATACTGCCCAAGCCCAAGCAAACGGTGAAGGCGGAAATCTGGGGCTGGGTGTAATGCTGGGAGAGCCAACCGGTATCTCCATAAAGGCATGGAATAATTCCAAGTCTGCTTTTGGCTTTGGTGCCGCCTGGTCGTTTGGCCGGTATGATGCCATTCACCTGCACGGTGACTATCTGCAGCATTCCTGGCTAAGTGGAGTAGAGCAAGGCAGACTGGCTTTTTATTATGGAGTAGGTGCCCGACTGGTTTTAGCAGATGAAGCGGCTATTGGTATTCGCGTTCCCCTGGGACTGAATTACCTGGTCGAAGATGCACCTATTGACTTATTTGTTGAAGCGGTTCCTATTCTGGATTTAGCTCCCAGCACCGACTTTGATGCTAACGGAGCCATCGGCATCCGCTATTACTTCTAACGAGTAGCTTACCTTAAATCTTAACTGGCTTAACCAGAGGGCAGGGTAATTTCCTGCCCTTCTTTGGCCAGACAAACCCTTTCAAAAGAAGAACCGTAAATATCCTGAATTAACTCTTCTCTTTTTCCCAGAACATCATCACTGTTATCCGGGTCATGGTGTGTTAAAAATAGTCTTTTAACATTTACTTCCTTAGCCAGTTCCGTAACAGTTTCCCACGAGGAGTGCCCCCAGCCAATGCGCTGCTTATATAGTTTTTTCGAATACTGGGCATCGTGGATAAGCACATCTGCTCCGCGAATAAATTCTTTAAACTCTTCTCTGAATTGCCGGCTTTTATCGGTATCGTCATCCATCAATTCATTATCAGGGGCAAAGATGATGGCTTTGTCCTTAATCCTGATCTTATACATAGCTGTAGGAACCGTATGAGTTGCCCACATATACTCAACCGAGTACCCGTCAAAATCTCTTTTTCCGGGCTGAAAGGTTTCACAATCTAAATCGGCTTCCAGCATATCTATGGATACCGGGAAAAAGGTGCTGGACATATGGCCTTGCAGAATTTCTTTACATCCAATTTCGCCCTGTGGCGGCAGGTAAATCCGAAACCAGTTATCCCCGTTATAAAAGGGTTTGAAGAAAGGAAAACCTTGCAGGTGATCCCAGTGGGGGTGTGTTATAAATACCCGCCCGCGCAGCGAAGAACCCCGGCCCTGCAACTCGTTTCCAAGGTTTCGAAATCCGGTTCCGGAATCTAAAATCAGCAGCTCATCATCACCTTTGATCTGAATTTGCACACACGTTGTGTTACCCCCGTAACGCATGTTTTCACTGTTTGCGCAAGGTGTAGAACCCCGGACACCCCAAAATTTTATATGTATTGATCCTTTCAAATTACTTATACACCTCTGCTTACCTATCTATGACATGTTCAATCGTGCACCCCTTAATATGTGTAAATCGAACGGTATTTTCTTCCCTGTTAATATTTTCTATAACTAAATGAATGTGGGGTAATCGGTTAGATTCCAACGCCCATCATTGTATAAAAATATTAAACAAACGGAAAGCGCATGTTATTCTTCTTCGTCGCTGTCTCCGGTTCGTTTAAGCTGATCGATTTCTTTATTGATTTCTTTCAGGCGTTCTTCTTTCTCAGCGATTGAATTTTCGGCTTTATCAATTTTTTCCTGAAGCTCATCCTTCAAGGCATTTCCCCGATTGGTAGGCTTGAAGTAAGTTTTAGCTTCCTGGTACTGGATCATTTCACTTTCCAGTTTAGAAACATCTTTTTTGAGCTTGTCCCGCTCTTTCTGGAGCTTGATAATGTCTTTTCGGGTATCCGGATCTATTCCCTGATTAGCCAGTTTTTTCTCCATTCCAAGGTCGGACCCCAGCGCGCGATAGCGATCATAAATTACATCGCACGCTTCCCGATACTGCTTCCAGATCTTGTTCTTCATCTTGATGGGAACGTAGCCAATATCTTTAAAGTCCTGCTGCAACTTCTTGGCTTCCTGAACAGCCAGCGCAGGATCGTCGTGCTTGCCTAACTCTTTCAGCTTTTCAAGGATTTCCTGTTTTTTCTCCAGGTTTTCTTTCTGGTCTTTTCGCTCTCCTTTGAAGGCTTCCCGGCGGCGATCATAAAACACATCCATCGCGCCTTTAAACTTCTTCCAGATTTTGGACGATTGTTTTCTGGGAACCGGACCAATTTTCTTCCACCGGCTCATCAGACTTTGCATTTTTTGGTGGCCGGCATCAAAGTCGTCGGTATCTTTGGCTTCTTCCGCTTCTTTAATCAGTTCGTATTTCTTCTCGAGATTGGCCTCTTCCTGTTCACGCAGCTTATCAATGTTATCCGACTTCATCTCATTGAATTTGTCGGTGGCTGCTTTAAACAGATCCCACATCTCATTTTCATCTTTCTGCGGGAGGTTACCGGCGTTTTTCCAGGCTTTGTGAAGTTTATTCACCTTACGGGCCGCTTTTGCAATATTTTCCTGATCAACCAACGCTTCGGCTTCTTTCACCAATTTCTTTTTCTTGGAAAGGGCTCTCTCAATCTGCTCACGGTATTCTTTATCAACTTTGAACCGAACTTCGTTGAATGTATCCTGTACAGCGTTGAACCGATCCCAGAGCGGCTGATTTTTTTCGGATGGCACACGCCCCACCTTTCTCCATTGGGATATCAACTTATTAAACTGATCTTCTAATTCTTCAAAGTCAGGAGTATTCTCATTGAGCTTTTGAGTGAGCGCCTCCATTTTATCAAGAAGAAGCAGCTTCAGCTCTAAATTCTCTTCTTCTTTCTGAAGTTTCTTAACGAGGCGATCTACTTTATGATCTTCAAACTCGTCCATCAATTCTTTAAAGCTCTTGTCTAAAGCTTCGGCTTCGCCTTGTGGCAGCAGCTTAATGTTTTCCCACTGTCCTTTAATTTTGCCAACCTCTTTGGTTGCCGTCCAGTTTTCCTCATTTACAATGTCGGACAGGGATTTAAGCAGCTCTTTCTTCTTAGCAAGATTCTCTTCTTTCTTGCGGTTCAGCTCTTCGTAATGCTCTTTTTTCTTCTGCTCAAAGTTATCGCGCAGCTCCTGAAATTCATCAATTAGCTGACTGGCCTT is a genomic window containing:
- a CDS encoding T9SS type A sorting domain-containing protein, whose product is MINATKKGVKGAALFVLTFLFSYGAVHAQSNLFFSEYIEGSSNNKAWEIYNPNSTPVNLDDYQVAQSSNGDGWEFYHTFPTGASISGYGTYVITTDQVSSSLYNTDFADETLSWPSMTHHNGNDARALIHISGTDTTFLDVFGDPNSDANWAVGDSVEATKDHTLVRKPNVSTGNTTALGSFGTDDASSEWIVYPQNDFGGLGAHRDYNAPITVRDLNTYQGVSEFSEAAIEDHPLADSTVTLTVVITSYPKSSGLSNPDDTNDDGTIDEISRIHVFVTDTNAVTMGRQGMSIQLVESDYTLLDGFTRGDVVTLEAELGFFGGTSQVAVESVNRLGNVNQEFPEYASLLDPWEVDLTDINSFEDGELTMRFSNYNVYNGAYVKINSATVSNVAQGNRVDWAVNKDGSRIYVYDTSLRYRNDHAIGAEGYLPSYNARRIDPNQDGPFEAPASGANVDISGFINYVGDDPDALVPSGNGAFSINPFEDGVVWLNGERNVDGVDGFEWPNDLVVNGLPPVISNVSLSDSSVTSSDAVVVTASAEAVDGASLTSVSLIYTSPDTTDTLTMSNTTGNEFSATLPTFDNFTPVSFYIEASDDNGLTGRAPFSGGFSFFVADNPISEISILQETGDGQPGSSPLLGAGTIPVNITATVVSSAGESGFITIQDAAAAWSGIYVEEDSETESLNIGDEINVTELTISEEFGVTFATLDAFTVESSGNSVANLAVELNTQDITGSATAYEEYEGVFLTFNDVKVTTNQADGSSDFGEWEFGSTQGGGAADTLEAGEGLRVDDAFTINYGSDLNDHVKVGADMESLSGVLYYSFGNPKMILRTLDDVVADDWTLPDTGFDLETPADEATVEVTGDITVEWEATSDFDGNDITYEWVLYSADTASVVTSVPSNDDSTASAVTLDYATVDGLLASAGLEVGESADFVWTVRVSDGVDTVAAAEDYDAATNTFSTLYYSLTLERAMETSGEVETGLPKSFDLKQNYPNPFNPTTNITFDLPRAANVSLTVYDMLGRKVATLVNERMTAGTHTAAFDASRLASGMYIYRIEAGSFESIKKMMLIK
- a CDS encoding TIGR04283 family arsenosugar biosynthesis glycosyltransferase, giving the protein MISIIIPAFNEEAKIGELLSFLKKHSEGQESEILVVDGGSSDNTVKVAEEKGAKVLKSPLRGRANQMNFGAEKARGEWLYFLHADTTPPPTFIADITKKIQAGFDCGCFRLAFDDRHPALRIYSWFTRFDLNFFRFGDQSLFVRKALFSRIGGFDHKLLVMEDQEIVSRLKTRAQFVIIKKPVVTSARKYQRFGVFRLQFIFAIIVILFYLKISQEVIAHFYKSFMVGSSY
- a CDS encoding TIGR04282 family arsenosugar biosynthesis glycosyltransferase — encoded protein: MNTQQGTLNKEGRTREKLIIFVKNEEAGKTKTRLAATIGDEQALEVYQKLLGWTFEQTRNLEVAKEVWYSRFIAEKDIWEGGDFTKQLQSGENLGKRMSNAFQQSFLDESFQKVVIIGSDCAELTSDIIQQAFQELEEHEFVVGPAEDGGYYLLGMRSYHPEVFEEIEWSTGSVFQKTVEKIRDIGLNHTTLKELNDVDTIEDWNRVKSGL
- the arsS gene encoding arsenosugar biosynthesis radical SAM (seleno)protein ArsS (Some members of this family are selenoproteins.) — its product is MKSLLAESHELAKPSVQLDIINNHNEKIKSLPKFRDKIDPIGLFPLKPTGIDIFQMNVGYMCNMTCKHCHVDAGPDRQEIMTKETFEHCLEALKGTDIDTVDLTGGAPEMNPHFRWFVEEVSKLGKHVIVRSNLTILTTNKFSDLPGFFKEHGVEVTCSLPFYSKSRTDRQRGEGTYDKSIKALKRLNEIGYGDEDTGLMLNLVYNPVGAFLPGDQEEIKQEFKKELKRKHDIVFNDLFTITNLPISRFLNFLLMSGNLEEYMEKLIESFNPAAAAGVMCRNTISIGWDGRLFDCDFNQMLDMETHEDSVQHIKDFDLESLNNREIKINQHCFGCTAGAGSSCGGATT
- a CDS encoding arsenosugar biosynthesis-associated peroxidase-like protein; this translates as MDNPYYKAEDLKKFGDITEFQEKLGNKFFEYYGEVFEEGALSKREKALIALAVAHTVQCPYCIDAYTTDSLEKGASEEQMMEAVHVAAAIRGGSSLVHGVQMMNKVKDLSM
- a CDS encoding MBL fold metallo-hydrolase — encoded protein: MRYGGNTTCVQIQIKGDDELLILDSGTGFRNLGNELQGRGSSLRGRVFITHPHWDHLQGFPFFKPFYNGDNWFRIYLPPQGEIGCKEILQGHMSSTFFPVSIDMLEADLDCETFQPGKRDFDGYSVEYMWATHTVPTAMYKIRIKDKAIIFAPDNELMDDDTDKSRQFREEFKEFIRGADVLIHDAQYSKKLYKQRIGWGHSSWETVTELAKEVNVKRLFLTHHDPDNSDDVLGKREELIQDIYGSSFERVCLAKEGQEITLPSG
- a CDS encoding DUF349 domain-containing protein, whose product is MENLEQQNANSEKETDKDEFENSTEEATSKEETSVDNEEQAAAPKEEVAEPEEKPENTAEEEAPTEDLETGDEAAETGEPESEAEPVSEDEVEVAEEDEAETEEVAEEESEESAEHAESFYAEIVERAKELVVQTDWAFVTTELANLAQNVTEGPESTSEKASQLIDEFQELRDNFEQKKKEHYEELNRKKEENLAKKKELLKSLSDIVNEENWTATKEVGKIKGQWENIKLLPQGEAEALDKSFKELMDEFEDHKVDRLVKKLQKEEENLELKLLLLDKMEALTQKLNENTPDFEELEDQFNKLISQWRKVGRVPSEKNQPLWDRFNAVQDTFNEVRFKVDKEYREQIERALSKKKKLVKEAEALVDQENIAKAARKVNKLHKAWKNAGNLPQKDENEMWDLFKAATDKFNEMKSDNIDKLREQEEANLEKKYELIKEAEEAKDTDDFDAGHQKMQSLMSRWKKIGPVPRKQSSKIWKKFKGAMDVFYDRRREAFKGERKDQKENLEKKQEILEKLKELGKHDDPALAVQEAKKLQQDFKDIGYVPIKMKNKIWKQYREACDVIYDRYRALGSDLGMEKKLANQGIDPDTRKDIIKLQKERDKLKKDVSKLESEMIQYQEAKTYFKPTNRGNALKDELQEKIDKAENSIAEKEERLKEINKEIDQLKRTGDSDEEE